From Pelosinus fermentans DSM 17108, the proteins below share one genomic window:
- a CDS encoding trimeric intracellular cation channel family protein has translation MDVLNIFEVIGTIAFAAAGALVGIHKRLDLFGVFMLALTTAVGGGIVRDVLIGINPPTAFVYPFFTIISLITAIIVSINYQWINKFNNVILICDAVGLGAFTAAGANMSFLYEYHRLFITVMMAVLSGVGGGVIRDVFVRDIPFIFQKEVYAVASIAGAICFFYSKPFLLGNGPMYLCFFVTVSIRMVCMKYDINFPVPAAKGQEKYESKGE, from the coding sequence ATGGACGTATTAAATATTTTTGAAGTGATTGGAACCATTGCTTTTGCTGCGGCAGGAGCTTTAGTTGGGATACACAAACGATTGGATTTATTTGGCGTGTTTATGTTAGCATTAACTACGGCAGTTGGCGGAGGGATTGTGCGGGATGTTTTAATTGGGATTAATCCTCCTACAGCCTTTGTCTATCCCTTCTTTACCATTATCAGTTTGATTACAGCTATTATTGTAAGTATAAATTATCAGTGGATTAATAAATTCAATAATGTTATTTTGATCTGTGATGCAGTAGGGCTGGGTGCCTTTACGGCAGCTGGTGCAAATATGTCATTTTTATATGAGTATCATCGGTTGTTTATCACTGTTATGATGGCCGTACTAAGCGGTGTAGGCGGCGGTGTGATTCGAGACGTATTTGTGCGGGATATTCCGTTTATTTTTCAAAAAGAAGTATATGCAGTAGCCTCTATTGCAGGAGCGATATGTTTTTTTTATTCGAAGCCGTTTTTATTAGGAAATGGTCCGATGTATCTATGTTTTTTTGTTACAGTAAGCATCCGAATGGTTTGTATGAAATATGATATTAATTTTCCGGTGCCTGCTGCAAAAGGGCAAGAAAAGTATGAGAGTAAGGGAGAGTAA
- a CDS encoding nitrogenase component 1: MAEKNKENIFFRNVNENPCNMCMPMGGILALKGIEQSMVIVHGSQGCSTYMRRHIAEHFNEPVDVGSSSLNEKGTIYGGEKNLRQALDNIRKVYHPALIGIVTTCLAETIGEDIERITGQYLIDNEMEEFPIVTASTPGYGGSHFEGYFFTLKRILMQLTEAAEKNNKINIIIPNISPADIREIKRMLALMQIEYVLYPDFSDTLDRPFAKPYTKMSNGGTKITEIRSMGGAAATIQMGITIEDGISPGKYLEEEFGVPLYNIAIPMGVESTDAFINTLVEITGKKVPESIKQERGRLLDGMIDSHKYNFQGRSVIFGEPEMVYGVTKICAENGVFPAVVATGSQIGKFNQLVTAAVAECPEESKILIETDFSHILAASKEGKVNIAIGPSDGRYLTEKGDIPLVRLGFPIHDRVGGQRLLSVGYTGTMMLLDRITNTLLENKYKSYRSSMYEEFYQQG; encoded by the coding sequence ATGGCTGAAAAAAACAAAGAGAATATATTTTTTCGAAATGTAAACGAAAACCCCTGTAATATGTGCATGCCAATGGGCGGCATCTTAGCATTGAAGGGAATCGAACAGTCTATGGTTATTGTTCATGGGTCCCAAGGCTGTAGTACCTACATGCGCAGGCATATTGCTGAACATTTTAACGAGCCTGTTGATGTAGGATCTTCTTCTTTAAATGAAAAAGGCACCATATACGGCGGAGAAAAGAATCTCAGACAGGCTTTGGACAATATTAGGAAGGTATATCATCCTGCTTTGATTGGTATTGTAACGACTTGCTTAGCAGAAACCATTGGTGAAGACATTGAGAGAATTACGGGTCAATATCTCATTGATAATGAGATGGAAGAGTTTCCGATTGTTACGGCTTCTACGCCTGGCTATGGCGGCAGTCACTTTGAAGGTTATTTTTTTACTCTAAAAAGAATATTGATGCAGCTAACGGAAGCTGCAGAAAAGAATAACAAAATAAATATTATTATTCCCAACATCAGTCCTGCTGACATTCGTGAAATAAAGCGTATGTTAGCTCTCATGCAAATTGAATATGTATTATATCCTGATTTCTCCGATACTCTGGATCGCCCTTTCGCAAAACCTTATACCAAGATGAGCAATGGCGGGACCAAAATAACGGAGATACGGTCTATGGGTGGTGCTGCAGCGACCATCCAAATGGGAATCACCATAGAGGATGGGATTTCTCCAGGAAAATATCTGGAAGAAGAATTTGGTGTTCCTTTATACAATATAGCCATACCCATGGGTGTGGAAAGTACAGATGCATTTATCAATACTTTAGTAGAAATTACCGGTAAGAAGGTTCCGGAAAGTATTAAACAAGAACGTGGACGTTTGTTAGATGGGATGATTGACTCTCATAAATATAATTTTCAAGGAAGAAGTGTTATTTTTGGTGAGCCGGAAATGGTCTATGGGGTAACCAAAATTTGTGCAGAAAATGGCGTTTTCCCAGCAGTTGTGGCTACAGGCAGCCAAATCGGGAAGTTCAATCAATTAGTGACAGCAGCAGTAGCTGAGTGTCCAGAAGAAAGTAAGATCTTAATTGAAACGGATTTCTCTCATATTTTAGCTGCCAGTAAGGAAGGAAAAGTCAATATTGCAATTGGTCCTTCCGATGGTCGATACCTTACAGAAAAAGGTGATATTCCTCTCGTGAGGCTGGGTTTTCCCATTCATGATCGGGTAGGAGGACAGCGGCTTTTATCTGTAGGTTATACGGGTACAATGATGTTGTTAGATCGCATCACCAATACCCTGCTGGAAAACAAATATAAATCATATCGAAGCTCCATGTATGAAGAATTCTACCAGCAAGGGTAG
- a CDS encoding homocitrate synthase/isopropylmalate synthase family protein, protein MIWVDQTLQEGLRVGMDKGQINPLLELLQKLPVDVIDCKVVDWEKHGLPKLNMSQQKHIRGKINGTLTEVALADKLGFKNVIIACAPHLGQGLTSTVCTALFTAQQLGMNIGFCIDNASRFSIEELCFLWRDIPIYGIDSFIYGDKESLLEPVAASRILASLLIKIPVCLEFHGHNAYGLATGNALAALQAGVKRIAAAVAGVGLQGHAAVEELIMAQKRLLGETSKETGHLALICSQILFAMGLTLPKTKAIIGQDIFAHESGIHVDGVIKNPQMYEAFSPEEVGLTRQLVIGKHSGNASIQAKFRQWNICMSDAHAQILLKQVRSLAVRQKMQVDDHALWELYQAIQVKQEG, encoded by the coding sequence ATGATTTGGGTAGATCAAACGTTACAAGAAGGTCTGCGGGTAGGAATGGACAAAGGACAGATAAATCCCTTGCTAGAGCTTTTGCAAAAGCTTCCAGTAGATGTGATTGATTGTAAAGTAGTTGATTGGGAAAAACATGGTCTGCCAAAGTTGAATATGTCTCAGCAAAAACATATACGCGGGAAAATTAATGGTACTTTAACGGAAGTCGCATTGGCTGATAAGTTAGGGTTTAAAAATGTTATCATTGCTTGCGCTCCACATTTGGGGCAAGGCCTGACGAGTACAGTTTGTACAGCCCTTTTTACTGCCCAGCAGTTAGGTATGAATATTGGCTTTTGTATAGACAATGCTTCCCGGTTTTCAATAGAAGAACTTTGTTTTCTCTGGCGGGATATTCCCATTTATGGAATCGATTCATTTATATATGGGGATAAAGAGAGCCTTTTGGAACCGGTAGCAGCTTCAAGAATTTTGGCTTCATTATTGATTAAAATACCTGTTTGTTTAGAATTTCATGGACATAATGCCTATGGCTTGGCTACCGGTAATGCATTAGCTGCCTTACAAGCTGGTGTGAAACGAATTGCAGCAGCAGTAGCTGGTGTTGGTTTGCAGGGGCATGCTGCTGTAGAAGAACTTATCATGGCACAAAAACGGTTACTAGGGGAAACAAGTAAAGAAACGGGGCATTTAGCGTTGATTTGTTCCCAAATATTGTTTGCTATGGGGCTAACCCTGCCGAAAACAAAAGCGATTATTGGGCAGGATATTTTTGCTCATGAGTCAGGGATTCATGTAGATGGAGTGATCAAAAATCCTCAGATGTATGAAGCTTTTTCTCCCGAAGAAGTCGGGTTGACCAGACAACTGGTAATTGGCAAACATTCAGGAAATGCATCTATCCAAGCTAAGTTTCGGCAGTGGAATATTTGCATGTCTGACGCTCACGCTCAAATTTTATTAAAACAAGTTCGCAGCTTAGCAGTGAGGCAAAAAATGCAAGTCGATGATCATGCATTATGGGAGTTATATCAAGCTATACAGGTAAAACAGGAAGGATAG
- a CDS encoding homocitrate synthase, producing the protein MQDARTIEIVDTTLRDGEQSPSIVFSAQDKLNIATALDKAGVTWIEAGVPVMGEEEQEAMKMILSAGLQAKVIAWNRALKNDILSSVSCGFSHLHISVPVSDLHIEQKLKKSREWVLENLKQSILLAQSFGCTVSVGAEDASRGDREYFLEVANIAAELGAVRIRYADTVGCLNPLAVHSIFQELIPRCPLPVEVHMHNDFGLANANTLVALAAGAELASTTIGGIGERAGNAALEEVVTAWQVVYGMKCHVNRNDFLHLSHLVMQAGNKDVFDYKPIIGNAFTVDNTNKIA; encoded by the coding sequence ATGCAGGATGCAAGGACAATTGAGATTGTGGATACTACCCTAAGAGATGGAGAACAGTCCCCAAGCATTGTTTTTTCTGCTCAGGATAAATTAAATATTGCTACGGCACTAGATAAGGCCGGAGTAACCTGGATTGAAGCAGGGGTTCCCGTAATGGGAGAAGAAGAGCAAGAAGCGATGAAAATGATTTTGTCTGCTGGGCTGCAAGCTAAGGTGATTGCTTGGAATCGTGCTCTTAAAAATGATATTCTGTCTTCAGTATCTTGTGGCTTTTCCCATCTGCATATTTCAGTTCCTGTCTCTGATTTGCATATTGAACAAAAATTAAAAAAAAGCAGGGAATGGGTACTGGAGAATTTAAAGCAGTCCATATTGTTGGCACAAAGCTTTGGCTGCACGGTTTCTGTAGGAGCAGAAGATGCTTCACGAGGGGATCGGGAGTATTTCCTGGAAGTTGCAAATATAGCGGCAGAATTGGGAGCAGTTCGCATTCGTTATGCGGATACGGTAGGCTGCCTAAATCCATTAGCGGTGCATTCTATCTTTCAGGAATTGATTCCTCGCTGTCCATTGCCGGTAGAAGTTCATATGCACAATGATTTTGGTTTAGCCAATGCCAATACCTTGGTAGCGCTTGCTGCCGGGGCTGAACTGGCAAGTACAACGATTGGGGGAATTGGCGAGCGGGCGGGAAATGCAGCATTAGAGGAAGTGGTGACTGCGTGGCAGGTCGTATATGGTATGAAATGCCATGTTAACAGAAATGATTTTCTCCATTTAAGCCATTTGGTGATGCAGGCTGGCAACAAGGATGTGTTTGACTATAAGCCAATTATCGGCAATGCTTTTACTGTCGATAATACAAATAAAATAGCTTAG
- a CDS encoding 2Fe-2S ferredoxin, with translation MMNKPKFHIFVCTSSRANGQQKGYCHTKGGVELVAKFMEEIEERDLGGEVFVNNTGCFGICEQGPVVVIYPGGTWYKGVTPDDVETIMEEHIEGGNIVERLAL, from the coding sequence ATGATGAATAAACCAAAGTTTCATATTTTCGTTTGTACCAGTTCAAGAGCAAATGGTCAACAGAAAGGTTACTGCCATACGAAGGGCGGCGTGGAATTGGTAGCAAAATTCATGGAGGAAATTGAGGAACGGGATTTAGGCGGTGAGGTATTTGTGAATAATACAGGCTGTTTTGGTATCTGCGAGCAAGGACCTGTGGTTGTCATATATCCTGGTGGTACCTGGTATAAGGGGGTTACTCCTGATGATGTAGAAACTATTATGGAAGAGCATATTGAAGGCGGCAATATAGTGGAGCGTTTAGCACTTTAA
- a CDS encoding DNA-3-methyladenine glycosylase I, translated as MKKNDVLCASHEIQRCGWVTSDALYQKYHDTEWGVPQYNDDKLFEFLLLEGLQAGLSWITILKRREAYREVLDGFSPAKIAVYDEEKMLQLMSDPRLIRNSLKMAALVKNARAFLQVQQEMGSFSTYIWQFIGGAPRQNSWSSLDEVPTETLESKEMSRALKKKGFSFVGPTICYAYMQAIGMVNDHITHCYRHKELLKE; from the coding sequence ATGAAAAAGAATGATGTGTTATGTGCTTCTCATGAAATACAGCGGTGCGGCTGGGTAACATCTGATGCTCTATATCAGAAATATCATGACACTGAATGGGGAGTACCTCAATATAATGATGATAAGTTGTTTGAATTTCTGCTCTTAGAAGGTTTGCAGGCAGGGTTAAGTTGGATTACCATATTAAAAAGGCGTGAAGCCTATCGTGAAGTGCTGGATGGATTTTCCCCAGCTAAAATTGCTGTTTATGATGAGGAAAAAATGTTACAATTGATGTCTGACCCAAGATTGATTCGCAATTCTCTAAAGATGGCAGCTCTTGTTAAAAATGCCAGAGCATTTTTGCAAGTACAACAGGAAATGGGTAGTTTTTCAACGTATATATGGCAATTTATTGGCGGTGCGCCCAGACAAAACAGCTGGTCTTCTCTGGATGAGGTTCCCACAGAGACGTTAGAATCAAAGGAAATGAGCAGGGCCTTGAAGAAAAAGGGCTTTTCTTTTGTAGGGCCGACGATTTGTTATGCCTATATGCAGGCAATTGGTATGGTCAATGACCATATAACACATTGTTATCGTCACAAAGAGTTGTTGAAGGAGTAA
- a CDS encoding Fe-only nitrogenase accessory AnfO family protein — MYPEIAVCINDDGVTSSLDEANAIVIYQKVQGAWTVIREQKFSLDKEAGLVGLRRQMAEIILFLDQCKIFVSCAVVGVPYFELEKIQCSIWEFEGKQKPLSFLDYVLKQEEDKEEEEQSQSNNVIPLPIEREKGDYYISIKEIQENTGGISSKQVLLPFLRQGKFYRLEVLCNHIPPWLEAELKGGNLVGEVEKTAPAETHVYISKRVCEK; from the coding sequence GTGTATCCAGAAATTGCAGTCTGTATAAATGATGATGGTGTAACCAGCTCTTTAGATGAGGCGAATGCCATTGTCATTTATCAAAAAGTACAAGGAGCTTGGACAGTTATTAGAGAACAAAAATTCTCATTAGACAAGGAAGCTGGATTGGTTGGCTTGCGTCGGCAGATGGCTGAGATCATTTTGTTTTTAGACCAATGTAAGATTTTTGTAAGCTGCGCTGTCGTTGGTGTACCTTACTTTGAATTGGAAAAAATTCAATGCAGTATTTGGGAATTTGAAGGAAAGCAAAAACCGTTGTCTTTTCTGGATTATGTGTTAAAGCAAGAAGAAGACAAGGAAGAGGAGGAGCAATCCCAGAGCAATAATGTAATTCCTTTACCCATAGAAAGAGAAAAGGGCGATTATTATATATCCATTAAAGAGATTCAGGAAAATACTGGTGGGATTAGTTCCAAACAAGTGCTGTTACCATTCTTGCGTCAAGGGAAATTCTATCGTCTAGAAGTCCTTTGTAATCACATTCCTCCTTGGCTGGAGGCAGAGTTGAAAGGCGGCAATTTAGTTGGTGAAGTAGAAAAGACAGCACCTGCTGAAACTCACGTTTATATTAGTAAAAGAGTCTGTGAAAAATGA
- the nifB gene encoding nitrogenase cofactor biosynthesis protein NifB: MEESKHPCYNADAHHKYARMHLPVAPQCNISCNYCNRKFDCVNESRPGVTSEVLTPELASQKFSWVKENIENLSVVGIAGPGDALANWDVTKKSIELIQAKGEDIIFCLSTNGLMLPHYAAELVEMGIKHITVTVNCLDPNIGARLYKVVNYEGKSYTGVAGAELMIQNQLKGIAYLVEHGVLVKINIVMVKGINDHHIPEVVKKMKELGVFITNIMPLIPAPGSAFEKFPQTSMKEINEMRDLCQLEMQQMRHCKQCRADAVGLLGNDRSNEFRMTKPEPEKSVLPAKQIGKEYRIAVTSKHGKLVDQHFGHATEFLIYQINDESFTLVERRKVEQYCSGVSECDSDLQEGRKSAAIQAIEDCDAVLTMRIGYHGQQRLLEHGIVSVEYCYTVEEGLAYAVEQLTMKKAI; the protein is encoded by the coding sequence ATGGAAGAGAGCAAACATCCTTGTTATAATGCGGATGCTCATCATAAATATGCGCGGATGCATTTGCCAGTGGCACCCCAGTGCAATATCAGCTGTAATTATTGCAATCGTAAATTTGACTGTGTAAACGAAAGCCGGCCAGGAGTAACGAGCGAAGTGCTGACACCAGAGCTTGCCAGCCAAAAATTTTCCTGGGTCAAAGAAAATATTGAAAATTTAAGTGTAGTAGGGATTGCCGGTCCTGGAGACGCTTTGGCAAATTGGGATGTTACAAAAAAATCCATTGAATTAATTCAGGCTAAAGGCGAGGATATCATATTTTGCTTGTCAACCAATGGTTTAATGCTGCCTCACTATGCAGCAGAACTTGTAGAAATGGGTATAAAGCATATCACCGTTACAGTGAATTGTCTTGATCCTAACATTGGGGCGCGGCTTTATAAAGTTGTGAATTATGAGGGCAAAAGCTATACCGGAGTAGCTGGCGCTGAATTGATGATTCAAAATCAATTGAAAGGCATTGCCTATCTGGTGGAACATGGCGTACTGGTTAAAATTAATATTGTTATGGTAAAAGGAATCAATGATCATCATATTCCGGAAGTCGTAAAGAAGATGAAAGAATTAGGAGTTTTTATTACGAATATCATGCCGTTGATTCCTGCTCCCGGAAGTGCATTTGAGAAATTTCCGCAAACTAGTATGAAAGAAATTAATGAAATGAGAGATCTTTGTCAGCTTGAAATGCAGCAGATGAGACATTGTAAGCAATGCCGGGCGGATGCCGTTGGACTCTTAGGCAATGACAGGTCAAATGAATTTCGTATGACCAAGCCAGAACCAGAAAAATCCGTTTTGCCGGCTAAGCAGATTGGTAAAGAGTATAGGATTGCGGTTACCTCTAAGCATGGCAAATTAGTAGATCAACATTTTGGGCATGCGACAGAATTTTTAATTTACCAAATAAATGATGAATCCTTTACCCTTGTGGAAAGACGCAAAGTTGAGCAGTACTGCTCTGGTGTTTCGGAATGTGATTCAGATTTGCAAGAGGGACGAAAGAGCGCAGCAATTCAAGCGATCGAGGATTGTGATGCCGTTTTGACCATGCGTATTGGATATCATGGGCAACAAAGATTATTAGAGCATGGCATTGTGAGCGTGGAGTATTGTTATACCGTGGAAGAGGGATTAGCCTATGCAGTAGAACAGTTAACGATGAAAAAAGCGATTTGA